Proteins encoded in a region of the Planococcus citri chromosome 1, ihPlaCitr1.1, whole genome shotgun sequence genome:
- the LOC135845470 gene encoding uncharacterized protein LOC135845470: MGGNDYVELTISKSCVPMNPNQRLVSLKKLRIALVCRLADHYIYLGKPTSYHIAQIEAATTHRETVKMFLSPSTYTVPWYWEPHALFVNTMIMLAGFDPDHLLIVEFINTDDPKVKKTMTLYSSKNREFLENIPSDFDEFCDKLAEICTETASSQPQPNEPSPMVALFNYSASNHKVLNLIEEGTDVKSALMSLLRELEVIKDNKLCKVQVFDPYKIFPNYEFRRRHIVYRKLVTDFEQELENFPVTIAESEKCSNIINQTVAFDNDFREIVKQFATKYLPKLDENDPRVIHLSRFR, encoded by the exons ATGGGTGGTAACGACTATGTTGAGCTGACAATTTCCAAGTCCTGTGTCCCCATGAACCCGAACCAGAGACTTGTATCGTTGAAAAAACTACGCATCGCACTCGTTTGCAGATTAGCCGATCATTATATATATCTTGGTAAACCGACTTCTTATCATATAGCACAAATAGAAGCAGCTACGACACATCGAGAAACCgttaaaatgtttttgagccCTTCAACGTATACAGTTCCTTGGTACTGGGAACCACACGCACTTTTCGTCAACACAATGATAATGCTGGCAGGGTTCGACCCGGATCATCTTCTCATCGTCGAATTCATCAACACAGACGATCCTAAAGTGAAGAAAACAATGACATTGTATTCGTCCAAAAATCGCGAATTCCTCGAGAACATACCGTCAGATTTCGACGAGTTTTGTGATAAGCTTGCGGAAATTTGTACAGAAACTGCTTCGAGTCAGCCCCAACCAAATGAACCGTCGCCTATGGTTGCCCTTTTCAACTATTCTGCTTCCAATCATAAAGTGTTGAATTTAATTGAAGAAGGTACCGATGTCAAATCAGCGTTGATGAGTCTTTTACGCGAACTCGAGGTCATCAAAGATAACAAATTATGTAAAGTGCAGGTGTTTGATCCTTATAAGATATTTCCAAACTACGAATTCCGCCGACGTCACATCGTATATCGTAAACTAGTTACCGATTTTGAGCaagaattagaaaattttccagtgACTATTGCTGAAAGCGAAAAATGTTCTAATATTATTAATCAAACTGTCGCATTTGATAATGATTTTCGTGAGATTGTGAAACAATTTGCTACCAAGTATTTACCgaaattggatgaaaatgatCCTAGGGTGATTCATTTGTCACGCTTCAG ATAA
- the LOC135845461 gene encoding uncharacterized protein LOC135845461 isoform X1 has protein sequence MYLLVSRFSPCLISVTNTLLSQVVPVVHYLEKLLTYCTYLCLKFYEVLKRFIHYVEWFIDLGTSKFEDILQSDSFIDKTLLIRDVVRVTQCVDVLVTAPRKFGKSVNADMIRCFLSIEVDEKGDPIPRSEAKNYKMFTSPIPKSTGRKLLIAEDEEFVDEHLGQYPVIFVDFKCPPVRTLEDTISECKRVIHESFCEHKYLCESSKLDPDEIWFCKKWCSNTEYQSFNKSEVVVGLKLLAEFLAKHFSSKCFVIVDEYDSIYTSAMFEVEEPILRRMTEFFISCLDFVANGNKFVKSNFITGISEMCKKGSGKLRNIVYGSFLPNVGFEQFYGLTNEEMVHLKERMSISQEKLASV, from the exons atgtacctacttgtatctCGCTTTTCTCCTTGTTTAATATCTGTGACAAACACTCTGTTATCGCAAGTGGTGCCGGTAGTTCATTATCTAGAAAAATTGTTGACGTATTGTACATACTTATGTCTCAAATTTtatgaagttttgaaacgttttaTTCACTATGTC GAATGGTTTATCGATCTGGGAACATCCAAATTTGAAGACATTCTTCAGTCAGACAGTTTCATTGATAAGACATTGCTGATAAGAGATGTTGTAAGGGTTACACAGTGTGTGGATGTCCTTGTAACTGCCCCTCGAAAATTCGGCAAAAGTGTAAACGCAGATATGATTCGATGCTTCTTATCGATCGAAGTTGACGAGAAAGGTGATCCGATACCGAGATCGGAAGCGAAAAACTACAAGATGTTCACCAGCCCAATACCTAAATCTACAGGTCGTAAACTACTGATCGCAGAAGATGAAGAATTTGTAGACGAACACCTCGGGCAGTACCCTGTTATATTCGTCGATTTCAAATGCCCACCAGTACGCACGTTAGAGGATACAATTTCAGAATGTAAACGTGTTATACATGAAAGCTTTTGCGAGCATAAATATCTATGTGAAAGTTCTAAACTTGACCCTGATGAAATATGGTTCTGTAAAAAGTGGTGCTCGAATACGGAGTATCAATCGTTCAATAAATCTGAAGTTGTCGTTGGTTTGAAGCTTTTAGCAGAGTTCCTGGCCAAGCATTTCAGCTCCAAGTGTTTCGTCATAGTAGACGAATATGATTCCATCTACACATCGGCGATGTTCGAAGTGGAAGAGCCCATATTGCGAAGAATGACAGAGTTTTTCATATCTTGTTTGGACTTTGTTGCAAATGGCAACAAATTCGTAAAAAGCAATTTTATCACCGGTATTTCTGAGATGTGTAAGAAGGGCTCGGGCAAACTTAGAAATATAGTTTATGGAAGCTTTCTTCCGAATGTCGGATTTGAGCAATTCTATGGTTTAACGAATGAGGAAATGGTACATTTGAAAGAACGAATGTCAATCTCACAAGAAAAGTTGGCGTCAGTTTGA
- the LOC135845481 gene encoding ankyrin repeat domain-containing protein 27-like — protein sequence MENNYDENLNENAFFKTLKTDYETVFQKCIFENWIICIPCAESLENYELNEYNISTHILIPSEELPETHFQTLNDQHVQIYDKVVRLVNICHDVPILFTETFYIDNVRYEVLCLERPLNYNAENCRFNLRIYPVKSLRDCIDLLLLESSDGSSLVEKLDEIIKQFLFLSSKDFFNKGCEQQNNFIRNIYVRCLQISLLDKKLASKVKLNRMFMTNVKISVESYVLHNMYSIVMKGLITNCTNEIGSFNKALRSLSNVQLQHLNASDSVLESIPKARSELSRINGYSTVLGKLTCFKRCINLITKNKYQSTNKLSVDELLPILVFLVVKSGITTWIAQLYYVKDFSFSQMDGNHADELSFLFTTLEAVMTYIRGGLYFKIIYSKECELVLLDEGGDKYDDADVCSYVCSKSKLYWKTKNPFLLKLFQAICNDDLDNIKSFLEEPEESPETVVAIVQTQYCHPLCSCDKCEKLQTTSTQQASLTVNTVNNSGCSALHVAACYGKSVILDWLLNRGANPNHTDYSGSTPLHCAAAHGHQNTVLLLMYADAKLDQHDDDGNQPLHLAAANGHVDCVKALLYFAEHAGIRYDVNGTNKDGDTPLHLAVKYYHKDVVEILLVYNANPSIKNKHSCNAFELSDSLNIISLLNEKHCTVVNLLNMPLKSPPCSVEINELEFPDEVHLLPREEYGVRPQTAECIKNADKLLKAAKVSDLGLMKRFLGFPEVVREPISVPEMTYKCHPLCRCDKCSSTEEAADEDQDDFDKIDALSANICDSDGFTALHIACKYGRVEAVRFLLDVGAKINVRTYKQLLTPLHVACLWNQPNAAKVLLDCDACKINARDRNNCTPLHYACSAGNARIVELLLKYEPDTEAKNDKGKTPLNEAEESLSFAVMRLLKAVKKQKEDVV from the coding sequence ATGGAAAACAACTACGACGAGAACCTAAACGAAAACGCGTTCTTCAAAACCCTGAAAACCGATTACGAGACCGTATTCCAGAAATGCATATTCGAGAACTGGATCATCTGTATTCCGTGCGCCGAATCGTTGGAAAACTACGAACTGAACGAGTACAATATCTCGACTCATATACTAATACCCAGCGAAGAGTTACCAGAAACGCATTTCCAAACGTTGAACGATCAACACGTACAAATTTACGATAAAGTAGTCCGATTAGTGAATATTTGTCACGATGTTCCGATTTTGTTTACAGAGACATTCTACATCGATAACGTACGCTACGAGGTGTTATGCTTAGAAAGACCACTCAACTATAACGCCGAGAACTGCAGATTTAATTTACGTATTTATCCGGTGAAAAGTCTACGCGACTGTATCGATCTGCTATTACTAGAGAGCTCGGATGGTTCTTCGTTGGTGGAAAAATTGGACGAAATAATCAAACAGTTTTTATTCCTGAGTAGTAAAGATTTTTTTAACAAGGGTTGCGAGcagcaaaataatttcattcgcAATATTTACGTGAGATGTTTACAGATAAGCTTGCTCGATAAGAAACTCGCTTCCAAGGTGAAACTGAACCGTATGTTCATGACTAATGTGAAAATCTCCGTCGAATCTTACGTTTTACACAATATGTACTCGATCGTGATGAAAGGTTTGATAACCAACTGTACCAACGAAATCGGATCGTTTAATAAAGCTTTACGTAGCTTGAGCAATGTTCAACTGCAACATTTAAACGCTTCGGATTCCGTTCTAGAGAGTATTCCTAAAGCTCGCAGCGAACTTTCCCGAATCAATGGCTACAGTACGGTTTTGGGGAAGTTGACTTGTTTCAAAAGATGCATTAATTTGATCACTAAGAATAAATACCAAAGTACTAATAAACTATCCGTCGACGAGCTGCTACCCATTCTGGTATTCTTAGTGGTGAAATCCGGTATCACGACGTGGATCGCTCAGCTCTACTACGTGAAAGATTTCAGTTTCTCTCAAATGGATGGAAATCACGCCGACGAACTGAGTTTCCTGTTTACAACTCTAGAAGCTGTAATGACTTATATTCGAGGAGGgctgtatttcaaaataatctacTCGAAGGAATGCGAACTGGTACTTTTGGACGAAGGAGGCGATAAATACGACGATGCTGACGTCTGTTCGTACGTTTGCAGTAAAAGTAAACTCTATTGGAAAACCAAGAACccatttttgctcaaattattCCAAGCTATTTGTAACGACGATCTCGATAACATTAAATCATTCCTAGAAGAGCCCGAAGAGTCACCAGAGACCGTAGTTGCCATCGTACAAACTCAGTACTGCCATCCTCTGTGCTCTTGCGACAAATGTGAAAAACTGCAAACGACCAGTACCCAGCAAGCTTCGTTGACGGTTAATACGGTGAACAATAGCGGTTGTAGCGCCTTACATGTGGCAGCTTGTTACGGTAAATCGGTCATATTGGATTGGTTACTGAATCGAGGAGCGAATCCGAACCATACCGATTACTCCGGATCTACTCCTTTACACTGTGCTGCAGCTCACGGTCATCAGAACACTGTGCTTTTGCTTATGTACGCCGATGCTAAATTAGATCAACACGACGACGATGGTAATCAACCTTTACATCTTGCTGCCGCCAACGGTCACGTGGATTGCGTCAAAGCTCTGTTATATTTCGCCGAACACGCCGGTATCCGTTACGACGTAAACGGTACGAATAAAGATGGCGATACGCCGCTCCACCTGGCGGTAAAATATTACCATAAGGACGTCGTCGAAATCCTACTAGTCTACAATGCGAATCCATCGattaaaaataaacactcgTGTAACGCTTTCGAACTCAGCGACAGCTTGAATATCATCTCGCTGCTAAATGAAAAACACTGCACCGTCGTCAATCTCTTAAACATGCCATTGAAATCACCTCCTTGCTCGGTGGAAATAAACGAACTCGAATTTCCCGACGAGGTTCACCTTCTACCCCGCGAAGAATACGGTGTCCGGCCTCAAACCGCCGAATGCATCAAAAACGCCGATAAACTCTTGAAAGCTGCCAAAGTCAGCGACCTAGGTTTAATGAAAAGGTTCCTCGGATTCCCCGAAGTCGTCCGAGAACCGATCAGTGTACCTGAGATGACGTACAAATGCCATCCTTTGTGCAGATGTGATAAATGCTCCTCGACTGAGGAAGCTGCCGACGAAGACCAAGacgatttcgataaaattgacGCCCTCAGCGCCAACATCTGCGACTCGGATGGCTTCACAGCTCTTCACATCGCTTGTAAATACGGCCGAGTCGAAGCGGTCCGATTCTTGCTCGATGTTGGGGCTAAAATCAACGTTAGAACGTACAAACAGCTACTGACTCCTTTACACGTCGCTTGTCTGTGGAATCAGCCCAATGCTGCGAAAGTTTTACTCGATTGCGACGCTTGTAAGATCAACGCTCGAGATAGAAATAACTGTACGCCGCTGCATTACGCGTGCTCTGCCGGTAATGCTCGAATTGTCGAGTTGTTGCTCAAATACGAACCGGATACAGAGGCGAAGAATGATAAAGGCAAGACTCCGCTGAACGAAGCCGAAGAAAGTCTGTCGTTTGCTGTTATGAGATTACTAAAAGCGgtcaaaaaacaaaaggaagatGTCGTGTGA
- the LOC135843271 gene encoding thymidine kinase, cytosolic-like, with amino-acid sequence MGHEKLHNHILKPVQQVIFGPMFSGKTTELIRRLKRYTFAMYRCLIIRYIKDTRYSEDSIASHDGQTLSATSCSNLYDMINIVDNFDVIGIDEGQFFQDSIISFAEEMANRGKIVIVAALDATFQRTEFGKILQLVPIAESVVKLNAVCMTCFSDASFTKRTTNEQEANQITCFQVELIGSTDKYMSVCRECHRQEKPVRNSPCKVYHQEMNNMNNKVFNVSKMNI; translated from the exons atggggcatgaaaaattacacaatcacattttgaaaccggttcaacag GTCATCTTCGGACCTATGTTCAGCGGAAAAACAACCGAACTAATCCGACGACTGAAACGATACACATTCGCCATGTACAGATGCCTAATTATTCGTTACATAAAAGATACCAGATATTCGGAAGACAGCATCGCATCTCACGATGGGCAAACCTTATCAGCTACTTCTTGCTCTAATTTATACGACATGATTAATATAGTAGATAATTTCGACGTTATTGGCATCGACGAAGGACAATTT TTCCAAGACTCAATAATCTCATTCGCCGAAGAAATGGCCAACCGGGGAAAAATCGTAATCGTAGCAGCCTTAGATGCCACATTTCAAAGAACCGAATTCGGAAAAATCCTGCAGCTTGTTCCTATCGCCGAAAGTGTAGTTAAATTGAACGCTGTCTGTATGACTTGCTTCAGCGACGCTTCTTTCACTAAACGTACCACCAACGAGCAAGAA GCTAACCAAATCACATGCTTTCAGGTTGAATTGATTGGAAGTACTGATAAGTATATGTCTGTATGTCGAGAATGTCATCGACAAGAAAAACCAGTTAGGAATTCGCCGTGCAAGGTGTATCATCAAGAAATGAATAATATGAATAACAAAGTTTTCAACGTATCCAAAATGAATATCTAA
- the LOC135845461 gene encoding uncharacterized protein LOC135845461 isoform X2, producing the protein MSNQGLGSFQTRKEAWESIIKLTRTNLEWFIDLGTSKFEDILQSDSFIDKTLLIRDVVRVTQCVDVLVTAPRKFGKSVNADMIRCFLSIEVDEKGDPIPRSEAKNYKMFTSPIPKSTGRKLLIAEDEEFVDEHLGQYPVIFVDFKCPPVRTLEDTISECKRVIHESFCEHKYLCESSKLDPDEIWFCKKWCSNTEYQSFNKSEVVVGLKLLAEFLAKHFSSKCFVIVDEYDSIYTSAMFEVEEPILRRMTEFFISCLDFVANGNKFVKSNFITGISEMCKKGSGKLRNIVYGSFLPNVGFEQFYGLTNEEMVHLKERMSISQEKLASV; encoded by the exons ATGTC CAATCAGGGACTAGGAAGTTTTCAAACTCGGAAAGAAGCGTGGGAGTCGATAATTAAGCTAACGAGAACGAACCTA GAATGGTTTATCGATCTGGGAACATCCAAATTTGAAGACATTCTTCAGTCAGACAGTTTCATTGATAAGACATTGCTGATAAGAGATGTTGTAAGGGTTACACAGTGTGTGGATGTCCTTGTAACTGCCCCTCGAAAATTCGGCAAAAGTGTAAACGCAGATATGATTCGATGCTTCTTATCGATCGAAGTTGACGAGAAAGGTGATCCGATACCGAGATCGGAAGCGAAAAACTACAAGATGTTCACCAGCCCAATACCTAAATCTACAGGTCGTAAACTACTGATCGCAGAAGATGAAGAATTTGTAGACGAACACCTCGGGCAGTACCCTGTTATATTCGTCGATTTCAAATGCCCACCAGTACGCACGTTAGAGGATACAATTTCAGAATGTAAACGTGTTATACATGAAAGCTTTTGCGAGCATAAATATCTATGTGAAAGTTCTAAACTTGACCCTGATGAAATATGGTTCTGTAAAAAGTGGTGCTCGAATACGGAGTATCAATCGTTCAATAAATCTGAAGTTGTCGTTGGTTTGAAGCTTTTAGCAGAGTTCCTGGCCAAGCATTTCAGCTCCAAGTGTTTCGTCATAGTAGACGAATATGATTCCATCTACACATCGGCGATGTTCGAAGTGGAAGAGCCCATATTGCGAAGAATGACAGAGTTTTTCATATCTTGTTTGGACTTTGTTGCAAATGGCAACAAATTCGTAAAAAGCAATTTTATCACCGGTATTTCTGAGATGTGTAAGAAGGGCTCGGGCAAACTTAGAAATATAGTTTATGGAAGCTTTCTTCCGAATGTCGGATTTGAGCAATTCTATGGTTTAACGAATGAGGAAATGGTACATTTGAAAGAACGAATGTCAATCTCACAAGAAAAGTTGGCGTCAGTTTGA